From Deinococcus betulae, one genomic window encodes:
- a CDS encoding GNAT family N-acetyltransferase, producing MPVTVRPLDPTDFAQLRPMLLDMGFVEDEAALAARFPAFCAAPAWVVLGAFEDDTLLGYAAAQDAGADLRSGNSHRTAKLHDLYTLPQARRRGVGRALTGAVETWAYESDLRYLYWYANLHEASPAYVGMGYVPGAEVQEGYHFFKLDFEAANTRRPHPERGQ from the coding sequence ATGCCTGTTACCGTGCGGCCTCTGGATCCAACCGACTTTGCTCAGCTACGCCCCATGCTGCTGGACATGGGCTTCGTCGAAGATGAAGCGGCGCTAGCGGCACGCTTTCCGGCCTTCTGTGCAGCTCCAGCCTGGGTAGTCCTGGGAGCGTTTGAAGACGACACCTTGCTGGGCTACGCCGCTGCTCAGGACGCCGGAGCAGACCTCCGCTCGGGAAACTCGCACCGCACGGCTAAACTGCACGACCTCTATACGTTGCCCCAGGCGCGGCGGCGTGGGGTGGGCCGCGCGCTAACGGGGGCCGTGGAGACCTGGGCATATGAGAGTGACCTGCGTTATCTGTACTGGTATGCCAATCTGCACGAAGCCAGCCCTGCCTATGTGGGGATGGGCTACGTACCCGGTGCAGAGGTGCAAGAGGGATACCATTTCTTCAAGCTGGACTTTGAAGCAGCGAACACCCGCCGGCCCCACCCGGAGCGCGGCCAGTGA
- a CDS encoding amylo-alpha-1,6-glucosidase, translated as MTAPSWPAAATFGPLTARNPDLEVLLTDGLGGFALSSLAGVPTRCYSGLVVSALPPVQRHTHFVSPREVLRVATRSGVREVALHALELAPGVFEGQGLETLSGASLFDLLPEREQVVAGVRVRRRNFSPRGSGAVVFLYDVISRDPVNLSLGGYFVDRDMHAVHRRTPDLTFTQTGRVVSVQGERLTRVTVHAPGAVIDALTPQPTPQRVYYRHDAARGEPDHEFTLGAALWELNFPAGGGRAALVVQGLSPAASAAEVTDPWAAYAQETARRRELAERAMLVTGVRDDLVATLAVAADAYLVRRAQPQGGSVIAGYPWFADWGRDAMIALTGLTLLTGRHAEARELLATFLQTTRRGLIPNNFRDDGAGAGYNTVDGALWLAVALERYVGATGDLAFAREALPHLRDLLGWHVRGTDHGVRMDERDSLLLAGEAGVQLTWMDVKIEDWVVTPRHGKPIEIQGLWLAALGAEGRLSAALGEAPQFGGPLARAQATFPAFWQSGAYADALDAQGQPDRSLRPNVPLALALPDTLTTPAQVAATVAVTEAELLTPVGLHTLSPLDARYRGNYGGPQVLRDAAYHQGTVWPWPLTAFVELLLSQGEVRRARAALTGLMGHVWEAGLGHVSEVFSGDELRPGGCPFQAWSVAELLRAHVLVSQAEAQVAAAGQPS; from the coding sequence ATGACCGCGCCCAGCTGGCCTGCCGCCGCCACTTTTGGCCCCCTGACGGCCCGCAACCCCGACCTGGAAGTGCTGCTGACCGACGGCCTGGGCGGCTTTGCCCTGAGCAGCCTGGCCGGGGTGCCCACCCGCTGTTACTCGGGGCTAGTAGTCAGCGCGCTGCCGCCGGTGCAGCGGCACACGCACTTTGTCTCGCCGCGAGAAGTGCTGCGCGTGGCCACGCGCAGCGGCGTGCGCGAGGTCGCCCTGCACGCCCTGGAACTGGCGCCAGGGGTCTTTGAGGGCCAGGGGCTGGAAACCCTGAGCGGCGCGAGCCTCTTTGACCTGCTGCCCGAACGTGAGCAGGTGGTGGCGGGCGTGCGGGTGCGGCGCCGCAACTTTTCGCCGCGCGGGTCCGGGGCCGTGGTGTTTCTGTACGACGTCATCAGCCGCGACCCGGTGAACCTGAGCCTAGGCGGCTACTTCGTGGACCGTGACATGCACGCCGTTCACCGCCGCACACCGGACCTGACCTTTACCCAGACCGGGCGTGTGGTCAGTGTGCAGGGCGAGCGCCTGACCCGCGTGACCGTTCATGCGCCGGGTGCTGTCATTGACGCCCTGACGCCCCAGCCCACGCCGCAGCGGGTCTACTACCGCCACGACGCGGCGCGCGGCGAGCCCGACCATGAATTTACCCTGGGCGCCGCCCTGTGGGAGCTGAATTTTCCAGCCGGCGGCGGGCGCGCGGCGCTGGTGGTGCAGGGCCTGTCCCCCGCCGCCAGCGCCGCCGAGGTCACCGACCCCTGGGCCGCCTACGCCCAGGAGACCGCCCGGCGCCGCGAACTGGCTGAACGCGCCATGCTCGTGACGGGTGTGCGCGACGATCTGGTGGCCACTCTGGCCGTGGCCGCCGATGCCTACCTGGTGCGCCGCGCCCAGCCCCAGGGCGGCAGCGTCATTGCCGGCTATCCCTGGTTTGCCGACTGGGGCCGTGACGCCATGATTGCCCTCACCGGCCTGACCCTGCTGACCGGCCGCCACGCCGAGGCGCGCGAGTTGCTGGCCACCTTCCTTCAAACTACGCGCCGGGGCCTGATTCCCAACAACTTCCGGGACGACGGCGCCGGGGCCGGCTACAACACGGTGGACGGCGCCCTGTGGCTGGCCGTGGCCCTGGAACGGTATGTGGGCGCCACCGGCGACCTGGCCTTTGCCAGAGAGGCGCTGCCCCACCTACGCGACCTGCTGGGCTGGCATGTGCGCGGCACCGACCACGGCGTCCGCATGGACGAGCGAGACAGCCTGCTGCTGGCCGGAGAAGCTGGCGTGCAGCTCACCTGGATGGACGTGAAGATCGAGGACTGGGTGGTCACTCCCCGGCACGGCAAGCCCATTGAAATTCAGGGGCTGTGGCTGGCCGCGCTGGGGGCCGAAGGGCGTCTCTCGGCGGCGCTGGGTGAGGCCCCGCAGTTTGGCGGCCCACTGGCCCGCGCCCAGGCCACCTTCCCGGCCTTCTGGCAGAGCGGCGCCTACGCCGACGCGCTGGACGCCCAGGGTCAACCCGACCGCAGCCTGCGCCCCAATGTGCCACTGGCACTCGCCCTGCCCGACACCCTCACCACCCCGGCGCAGGTGGCGGCCACGGTGGCGGTGACCGAGGCCGAGCTGCTGACCCCCGTGGGCCTGCACACCCTCTCGCCACTGGACGCGCGCTACCGGGGCAATTACGGCGGGCCGCAGGTCCTGCGCGACGCGGCCTATCACCAGGGCACGGTCTGGCCGTGGCCGCTGACGGCGTTTGTGGAGTTGCTGCTCTCGCAGGGCGAGGTGCGCCGGGCGCGCGCGGCCCTCACCGGCCTGATGGGGCATGTCTGGGAAGCCGGGCTGGGCCACGTCTCGGAAGTGTTTAGCGGCGACGAGTTGCGGCCCGGCGGCTGCCCCTTTCAGGCCTGGAGCGTGGCCGAACTGCTGCGGGCACACGTGCTGGTCTCGCAGGCCGAGGCGCAGGTGGCCGCAGCCGGCCAGCCCAGTTGA
- the infC gene encoding translation initiation factor IF-3: MMNIAKEHKVNEQIRVRQIRLIGAEGEQVGIIDTRDAMQMAREAGMDLVMVSPQAVPPVCRLLDYGRFRYEQQQNEKENRKRARAQEVKAIKFRVKIDDHDFNTKTGHVRRFLEEGHKVKVTIMFRGRERTHPELGERILVRVAETLADIGAPESNPSMMGMDMNMIMTPKAAPAPRKERPASEEAGAAPEAEAAPAPAASA; the protein is encoded by the coding sequence GTGATGAACATAGCGAAAGAACACAAGGTCAACGAGCAGATTCGCGTGCGCCAGATTCGACTGATTGGCGCGGAAGGCGAGCAGGTGGGCATTATTGACACGCGCGACGCCATGCAGATGGCCCGCGAGGCGGGTATGGACCTCGTAATGGTCAGCCCCCAGGCCGTGCCCCCTGTCTGCCGCCTGCTCGACTATGGCCGGTTCCGCTACGAGCAGCAGCAGAACGAGAAAGAAAACCGCAAGCGTGCCCGCGCGCAGGAAGTCAAGGCCATCAAATTCCGCGTGAAGATTGATGACCACGACTTCAACACCAAGACCGGGCACGTGCGCCGCTTTCTGGAAGAAGGCCACAAGGTCAAGGTCACCATCATGTTCCGTGGCCGTGAACGCACCCACCCCGAACTGGGCGAGCGCATTCTGGTGCGCGTGGCCGAGACCCTGGCCGATATCGGCGCCCCGGAAAGCAACCCCAGCATGATGGGCATGGACATGAACATGATCATGACCCCCAAAGCGGCGCCTGCGCCCAGAAAAGAGCGCCCAGCGTCTGAAGAAGCCGGCGCCGCTCCCGAAGCAGAAGCGGCTCCCGCGCCTGCCGCCAGCGCCTGA
- a CDS encoding YbaB/EbfC family nucleoid-associated protein — protein sequence MDMKKLMKQMQQAQVAAAKIQEDLAAKSVEGTASGLVTVTMNGHGKVTALKIKPEAVDADDVEALEDLLLVALQDASAKADALQQDATRGLGIPGF from the coding sequence ATGGACATGAAGAAACTGATGAAGCAGATGCAGCAGGCGCAGGTGGCCGCCGCCAAGATTCAGGAGGACCTGGCCGCCAAGAGCGTCGAAGGCACCGCCAGCGGTCTGGTCACGGTCACCATGAACGGCCACGGCAAGGTCACGGCCCTGAAGATCAAGCCTGAAGCGGTGGATGCAGACGACGTGGAAGCGCTGGAAGACCTGCTGCTCGTCGCCCTGCAGGACGCCAGCGCCAAGGCCGACGCCCTGCAACAAGACGCCACACGCGGCCTGGGCATCCCCGGCTTCTGA
- a CDS encoding MFS transporter, whose protein sequence is MSPSLWTRSFGLWLLGTAQSQFGSALAGIALGFLVLHQTGSAGLMAVTLACTLLPNLLMPLAGTLVDRWPLKVSLLAANLLRGALQLGVGGAALMLGEVPLWLVNTAALLTGLAGLLAEPASSAAVPALVAPAQLARANGLLGSVGRGAWLLGTLAGGWLVIAWSPPVAILADGTSFLVMAALLAWVTLPGRPAPAGPHPGLWADLGAGLRVMGQSRLLVLAPVIALLLNASLAPVTAILPKLFGALGASATGYSLFLALESAGLLAAGLLVVQLSERAAPSRLISAGLLLTAVTYAALWLWPVTGVLLPGAATLGFGFGLSNIAFQTLLQGQVPQAYLGRVFGVLGMVSRLGMPLSLLLVSPLLDRLPLGLWFGLAALAQGLGWLLWRWGRRTEQPADLAQTDVISGLQG, encoded by the coding sequence ATGTCGCCTTCTCTCTGGACGCGCAGTTTTGGTCTCTGGCTGCTGGGCACGGCGCAGTCGCAGTTTGGCAGCGCCCTGGCGGGCATCGCGCTGGGCTTTCTGGTGCTGCACCAGACCGGCTCGGCGGGCCTGATGGCCGTGACCCTGGCCTGTACCCTGCTGCCCAACCTCCTGATGCCGCTGGCCGGCACGCTGGTGGACCGGTGGCCGCTGAAAGTGTCTCTGCTGGCTGCCAACCTGCTGCGCGGCGCGCTGCAACTGGGGGTGGGGGGCGCGGCGCTGATGCTGGGCGAGGTGCCGCTGTGGCTGGTAAACACAGCGGCGCTGCTCACCGGCCTGGCAGGCCTGTTGGCCGAACCGGCGAGTAGCGCGGCGGTGCCGGCCCTGGTGGCTCCGGCGCAACTGGCCCGCGCCAATGGCCTGCTGGGCAGTGTGGGCCGGGGCGCCTGGCTGCTGGGCACGCTGGCTGGGGGCTGGCTGGTCATCGCGTGGTCGCCGCCTGTGGCCATTCTGGCTGACGGCACCAGTTTTCTGGTGATGGCCGCGCTGCTGGCCTGGGTGACGCTGCCTGGCCGGCCCGCGCCAGCCGGTCCCCACCCCGGCCTCTGGGCCGACCTGGGCGCTGGGCTGCGGGTCATGGGACAGTCCCGGCTGCTGGTGCTGGCGCCGGTGATCGCGCTGCTGCTCAATGCCAGCCTGGCCCCCGTGACGGCCATCCTACCCAAACTGTTTGGCGCCCTGGGGGCGTCGGCCACCGGCTACAGCCTGTTTCTGGCCCTGGAAAGCGCGGGGCTGCTGGCCGCTGGCCTCCTGGTGGTTCAGCTGAGTGAGCGCGCCGCCCCCAGCCGCCTGATCAGCGCCGGCCTCCTGCTGACGGCCGTGACCTACGCCGCCCTGTGGCTGTGGCCCGTGACCGGGGTGCTGCTGCCGGGCGCCGCCACGCTGGGCTTTGGCTTTGGGCTGAGCAATATCGCCTTCCAGACGCTGCTTCAGGGCCAGGTGCCGCAGGCGTATCTGGGGCGCGTGTTTGGCGTGCTGGGCATGGTGTCCCGCCTGGGCATGCCCCTGAGTCTGCTGCTGGTGTCGCCCCTGCTGGACCGCCTGCCCCTGGGGCTGTGGTTTGGCCTCGCCGCGCTGGCCCAGGGCCTGGGCTGGCTGCTCTGGCGCTGGGGCCGCCGCACAGAGCAGCCAGCTGACCTGGCTCAGACTGACGTTATCTCTGGTCTTCAGGGCTAA
- a CDS encoding glutaredoxin domain-containing protein: MIKMYTTTWCPDCHAAKRALSSKGLAFEEINIEQDESAAQYVMSVNGGKRSVPTLVHGDVAASLSGFRPQKLDAFLAQAGL, from the coding sequence ATGATCAAGATGTACACAACCACTTGGTGCCCCGACTGTCACGCCGCCAAGCGCGCCCTGAGCAGCAAGGGCCTGGCTTTCGAGGAAATTAACATTGAGCAGGACGAGAGTGCCGCGCAGTATGTCATGAGCGTTAACGGCGGCAAGCGCAGCGTGCCCACGCTGGTTCACGGCGACGTGGCGGCCAGCCTCAGCGGCTTCCGGCCTCAGAAACTGGACGCCTTTCTGGCGCAGGCTGGGCTGTAA
- a CDS encoding NUDIX hydrolase, whose translation MSDLTLPPQATQVGLAVDVAAFAMHAGELRVLLVQRGALPHARDWALPGGFVHPGEELHEAALRELRTETTVELEPRHLEQFFTFGEVNRDPRGRIVSVAHLAVLPHGTVEVSGGGHTLGAAWQSAHQPPPLAFDHRAILDRALGRLQLRLEYANLALEFLPDTFTLPELQGVYEAILNRKLDKRNFRKRLLSQGTLTPSGERRSGVGRPAQLYRRAKGTRTPAL comes from the coding sequence GTGAGCGACCTGACGCTGCCCCCCCAGGCCACGCAGGTGGGGCTGGCGGTGGACGTGGCGGCCTTTGCCATGCACGCCGGCGAACTGCGGGTGCTGCTGGTGCAGCGCGGCGCCCTGCCCCACGCCCGCGACTGGGCGCTGCCGGGCGGATTTGTCCACCCCGGCGAGGAGCTGCACGAGGCGGCGCTGCGCGAACTGAGAACCGAGACCACCGTCGAACTGGAACCCCGCCACCTCGAACAGTTTTTTACCTTCGGCGAGGTCAACCGCGACCCGCGCGGGCGCATTGTCAGCGTGGCACATCTGGCGGTGCTGCCGCACGGCACTGTGGAAGTCAGCGGCGGCGGCCACACCCTGGGCGCGGCGTGGCAGAGTGCTCACCAGCCACCGCCCCTGGCCTTTGACCACCGGGCAATTCTGGACCGGGCGCTGGGCCGCCTGCAGTTGCGACTGGAATACGCCAATCTGGCGCTGGAATTTCTGCCCGATACCTTTACGCTGCCGGAACTTCAGGGCGTGTACGAAGCCATCTTGAACCGCAAACTGGACAAGCGAAATTTTCGTAAGCGGCTTCTGTCACAGGGCACCCTGACCCCCAGCGGCGAGCGGCGCAGCGGTGTGGGCAGGCCTGCGCAGCTCTACCGCCGCGCCAAGGGCACACGGACGCCCGCGCTGTAA
- a CDS encoding GNAT family N-acetyltransferase, producing the protein MSLEVQLTPRAEVTPLLEGRLCALLQAAYPQWADFWEGTSFWGSEPEWHLWLAGPGGQPVAQLGFGRRTVTLGEQVIHIAGVGGVATHPAWQGRGVGRQLLRALGQTLKAQSDVDYAFLQCREEVAPFYERSGFVRVPNPAHFLDPDEEKWVTNAGPTLVLPVRLALDDWPLEETVELRGLPW; encoded by the coding sequence GTGAGTCTGGAAGTGCAGCTCACGCCGCGCGCCGAAGTCACGCCACTGCTGGAAGGCCGCCTGTGCGCCCTGCTCCAAGCGGCCTATCCCCAGTGGGCCGATTTCTGGGAGGGCACATCGTTCTGGGGCAGCGAGCCGGAATGGCATCTGTGGCTGGCCGGGCCGGGAGGGCAGCCGGTGGCGCAACTGGGCTTCGGGCGGCGTACGGTGACCCTGGGCGAGCAGGTCATCCATATAGCAGGGGTGGGTGGGGTCGCCACCCACCCGGCCTGGCAGGGGCGGGGAGTCGGGCGCCAGCTGCTGCGTGCCCTGGGGCAGACGCTGAAGGCACAGTCAGACGTGGACTACGCCTTCTTGCAGTGCCGGGAAGAGGTGGCGCCGTTTTACGAGCGCAGCGGTTTTGTGCGTGTGCCAAACCCCGCGCATTTTCTTGACCCTGACGAGGAGAAGTGGGTGACGAACGCCGGGCCCACCCTGGTTTTGCCGGTGCGCTTGGCCCTGGATGACTGGCCACTAGAGGAGACGGTGGAGCTGCGGGGGCTGCCGTGGTAG
- a CDS encoding winged helix-turn-helix domain-containing protein, giving the protein MPPHHVATAAQAALLIRPDLRPLLQLLMQGARSAAEVARELGMPLARASYLLGQLQRAGVAGIERVDARAGRPIKRYRVAPRWFIPYGVTAAATLDDLWLGQLAPRMAQLATLAARQTQSYAPVWGLWLSQGDTDSNLELGDETGPAHALFAGDEPLMLTIATLRLGDEQARRLKGRMLALLKEAAEWETPGAAPHTLSLLLVRGAVD; this is encoded by the coding sequence GTGCCCCCTCACCATGTCGCCACAGCCGCGCAGGCCGCCCTGCTGATCCGCCCAGACCTGCGGCCTCTGCTACAACTGCTGATGCAAGGGGCGCGCAGTGCGGCTGAGGTGGCCCGTGAACTGGGGATGCCCCTGGCCCGCGCCTCGTACCTGTTGGGCCAGTTGCAGCGGGCCGGGGTAGCGGGCATTGAGCGGGTAGACGCCCGCGCGGGGCGGCCCATCAAGCGGTACCGCGTGGCCCCGCGCTGGTTCATTCCTTACGGCGTGACGGCAGCCGCCACCCTGGACGACCTGTGGCTGGGGCAACTCGCGCCGCGCATGGCCCAGCTGGCCACCCTGGCTGCCCGGCAGACCCAGAGCTACGCTCCCGTGTGGGGCCTGTGGCTGTCTCAGGGCGACACCGACAGCAACCTGGAACTGGGCGACGAGACTGGCCCGGCCCACGCCCTCTTTGCTGGCGATGAGCCGCTGATGCTGACCATTGCCACCCTCAGGTTGGGCGACGAGCAGGCGCGGCGCCTCAAGGGGCGGATGCTGGCGTTGCTGAAGGAAGCGGCCGAGTGGGAAACGCCTGGCGCCGCGCCCCATACCCTGAGCCTCCTGCTGGTGCGCGGCGCCGTGGACTGA
- a CDS encoding DUF805 domain-containing protein, with translation MNEYLNVIRNNYANFTGRARRREYWMFTLINGIILILLQIPVQGAALAMVAQMQAQTNAGVEATPNLGFTGITLIFALLLFIYSLAVLVPSLAVTVRRLHDTGKSGWLILLNLIPFIGGLILLVFLVTDSEAGANKWGPNPKGLGQNAAAPANNW, from the coding sequence ATGAACGAGTATCTGAATGTCATTCGTAACAACTACGCCAACTTTACGGGCCGTGCCCGCCGCCGTGAATACTGGATGTTCACGCTGATTAACGGCATTATTCTGATTCTGCTGCAAATTCCAGTACAAGGCGCAGCGCTGGCTATGGTGGCCCAGATGCAGGCGCAGACCAATGCTGGGGTGGAAGCCACCCCCAACTTGGGGTTCACCGGCATCACGCTGATTTTTGCCCTACTACTGTTTATCTACTCGCTGGCCGTCCTGGTGCCGAGCCTGGCGGTGACGGTGCGCCGCTTGCACGACACGGGCAAAAGTGGCTGGCTGATTCTGCTGAACCTGATTCCCTTCATTGGCGGCCTGATTCTGCTGGTGTTTCTGGTCACGGACAGCGAAGCCGGCGCCAACAAATGGGGCCCGAACCCCAAAGGGCTGGGCCAGAACGCGGCCGCCCCCGCCAACAACTGGTAA